The Coffea arabica cultivar ET-39 chromosome 4e, Coffea Arabica ET-39 HiFi, whole genome shotgun sequence genome includes a window with the following:
- the LOC113741061 gene encoding galactoside 2-alpha-L-fucosyltransferase-like, which translates to MTSHTVYSRVPAGAICVDNPIKALGIFVLFFIALFALLSAFKGVPYSYSLWSLDSTSTSQNDDALGVNSSQSVEVPKDKLLAGLLPEGLDENSCLSRYQLVMYQKQQMRRPSSHLIHRLRKYESLHRKCGPFTESYNRTLEYMKLGKYTNSTDCKYVVWTAIHGLGNRLLTLASAFLYALLTNRVLLIDPGAKIADLLCEPFPEVSWSLPSNFPVTSRQFNAFRKNSPQSYGNMLKNNILGNSTSTLPPYVFLNLVGGYNDYDQLFFCDEHQSILQKVTWLIIKSDIYFVPSLFLIPSFEQQLSNLFPEKELVFHYLGRYLYHPTNSVWGLITRNYDTYLARADERIGIQIRIFNWRNHGPYVLDQILACVRKEHLLPRINQSKSIFIPFDDQKPKTKAVLMTSLTSWYSEQIRNMYLQHPTVTGEVIQVHQPSQEKYQQTGKQMHDRKALAEIYLLSFSDKLVTSACSTFGYVAQSLGGLKPWILYRPEKLKAPDPPCQRAVSLEPCFHSPPSYDCKRKKGIDTGKLVPHVQHCEDRKKGIKLVDRNEDL; encoded by the exons ATGACGAGCCACACAGTTTATTCAAGGGTTCCTGCAGGGGCTATATGTGTCGACAATCCAATCAAAGCACTTGGGATTTTCGTTTTGTTCTTCATCGCCTTATTTGCTTTGCTTTCAGCATTCAAGGGCGTCCCGTATTCTTATAGTTTATGGAGTCTTGATTCTACAAGTACTTCTCAGAATG ACGATGCTTTGGGAGTCAATTCTTCCCAGAGCGTTGAGGTACCGAAGGATAAGCTTCTTGCTGGCCTGCTGCCTGAAGGATTAGATGAAAACTCATGTCTAAGTAGGTATCAATTAGTCATGTATCAAAAACAGCAAATGCGCCGGCCTTCTTCCCATCTCATCCACAGGTTAAGAAAATATGAATCCCTGCATAGAAAATGTGGACCATTTACAGAATCCTACAACAGAACCTTGGAATATATGAAGTTAGGCAAATACACCAATTCCACAGATTGTAAGTACGTTGTGTGGACTGCAATTCATGGTTTAGGAAACAGATTACTTACTCTGGCATCTGCTTTTCTTTATGCTCTCCTCACAAACAGAGTCTTACTCATTGATCCTGGAGCTAAGATTGCTGATCTTTTGTGCGAACCATTTCCTGAGGTTTCCTGGTCACTTCCCTCTAATTTCCCTGTAACATCTCGTCAGTTCAATGCCTTCCGTAAGAACTCTCCTCAGAGCTATGGGAATATGCTGAAAAACAACATTCTTGGTAATTCAACTTCAACCCTTCCACCTTATGTGTTTCTCAATCTAGTTGGTGGCTATAATGATTATGACCAGCTTTTCTTTTGTGATGAGCACCAATCTATTCTGCAGAAAGTAACTTGGCTGATTATAAAATCAGATATCTATTTTGTCCCATCTCTTTTTCTGATCCCATCGTTTGAGCAACAATTAAGTAATCTCTTTCCTGAGAAAGAATTGGTTTTCCATTACTTGGGTCGATATCTCTACCATCCAACCAACTCTGTTTGGGGGCTCATCACCAGAAATTATGATACTTATTTAGCCAGAGCAGATGAAAGGATAGGCATCCAGATAAGAATCTTTAACTGGCGCAATCATGGCCCTTACGTATTAGATCAGATTTTGGCTTGTGTACGAAAGGAGCATCTTCTACCACGAATCAATCAAAGCAAATCCATATTCATTCCCTTTGACGATCAAAAACCCAAGACTAAAGCTGTGCTGATGACATCTTTAACCTCTTGGTACTCCGAACAAATAAGAAACATGTACTTGCAACATCCAACAGTCACAGGAGAAGTGATTCAAGTACACCAGCcaagtcaagaaaaatatcaaCAAACTGGGAAGCAGATGCACGACAGGAAAGCCTTAGCAGAAATATATCTATTGAGCTTCTCTGATAAGTTGGTTACAAGTGCTTGTTCGACTTTCGGTTATGTAGCTCAGAGTCTTGGAGGTCTGAAGCCATGGATTCTTTATAGGCCTGAAAAGCTTAAGGCCCCAGATCCACCGTGTCAGCGTGCTGTGTCATTGGAACCTTGTTTCCACTCCCCTCCATCTTACGATTGCAAAAGGAAGAAAGGCATTGACACAGGAAAACTTGTTCCACATGTCCAGCATTGTGAAGATAGGAAGAAGGGCATAAAACTTGTTGATAGAAATGAAGACTTGTGA